A genomic region of Micropterus dolomieu isolate WLL.071019.BEF.003 ecotype Adirondacks linkage group LG11, ASM2129224v1, whole genome shotgun sequence contains the following coding sequences:
- the ldah gene encoding lipid droplet-associated hydrolase isoform X1 — translation MPLLRVNQMDNMVTDGRDEPQTDFMYCCGAITEVLKFGSCQLHSGHKVLFLIIPGNPGVVGFYRTFMHTLHSMFGHRHPVWAVSHAGHCVPPDSMDMVDEAEDDVFGLNGQIEHKLAFLRKHVPRETSLVLVGHSIGCYIILEMMKRNPELKIIKAVMLFPTIERMAQTPQGKVMTPVLCHMRYVAYLPLFLLSLLPEGLKAGLIKLVFGGIPSLDHTVVQPTVGLLSGDCAANAMYMGGQEMRKVLERDNITIKKHLEKLIFYYGATDHWCPVQYYHEIKEDFPCGDFRLCENGFRHAFVLDAGTEVAKMVAEWISGELRT, via the exons ATGCCGTTATTAAGAG TTAATCAGATGGACAACATGGTGACAGACGGGAGGGatgaaccacagacagactttaTGTACTGCTGTGGAGCCATCACGGAGGTTCTTAAATTTGGCTCTTGTCAGCTACACTCCGGGCACAAGGTGCTTTTTCTCATCATTCCAG GTAACCCAGGTGTGGTGGGCTTCTACAGAACCTTCATGCACACACTTCACAGTATGTTTGGACACCGCCACCCAGTGTGGGCTGTAAGTCATGCTGGCCACTGTGTCCCACCAGACTCCATGGACATGGTAGACG AAGCCGAGGACGATGTGTTTGGTCTGAACGGGCAGATTGAACACAAGCTGGCCTTCCTCAGGAAACATGTTCCCAGAGAGACCAGCCTGGTCCTGGTGGGACACTCCATCGGCTGCTACATTATTCTGGAGATGATGAAGAGAAATCCTGAACTCAAG ATTATAAAGGCCGTCATGCTGTTTCCCACCATTGAGCGCATGGCTCAGACTCCTCAGGGGAAGGTCATGACTCCTGTTCTGTGTCACATGCGTTATGTGGCCTACCTGCCTCTCTTCCTGCTCTCGCTCCTGCCTGAGGGACTGAAAGCCGGCCTTATCAAACTGGTGTTTGGTGGCATCCCCTCCCTGGACCACACTGTGGTCCAACCTACTGTAGGTCTTCTCAGTGGAGACTGTGCAG ccaATGCTATGTACATGGGCGGTcaggaaatgagaaaagttCTGGAAAGAGACAACATAACGATAAAGAAACATCTTGAAAAG CTTATATTTTATTATGGAGCTACAGACCACTGGTGCCCTGTTCAGTATTATCATGAAATTAAGGAGGACTTCCCATGTGGGGATTTCAGACTGTGTGAAAACGGGTTCCGCCATGCCTTTGTCCTGGATGCAGGAACAGAAGTTGCCAAAATGGTGGCCGAATGGATCAGTGGAGAACTGAGGACATGA
- the ldah gene encoding lipid droplet-associated hydrolase isoform X2: MPLLRVNQMDNMVTDGRDEPQTDFMYCCGAITEVLKFGSCQLHSGHKVLFLIIPGNPGVVGFYRTFMHTLHSMFGHRHPVWAVSHAGHCVPPDSMDMVDEAEDDVFGLNGQIEHKLAFLRKHVPRETSLVLVGHSIGCYIILEMMKRNPELKIIKAVMLFPTIERMAQTPQGKVMTPVLCHMRYVAYLPLFLLSLLPEGLKAGLIKLVFGGIPSLDHTVVQPTVGLLSGDCAESLDDGWYCEPAAQTMVVRIYHQTLWISLVLLFLLLLLSTPLLCWQLLLQNKRAHLWPFYSFAMALIAY, encoded by the exons ATGCCGTTATTAAGAG TTAATCAGATGGACAACATGGTGACAGACGGGAGGGatgaaccacagacagactttaTGTACTGCTGTGGAGCCATCACGGAGGTTCTTAAATTTGGCTCTTGTCAGCTACACTCCGGGCACAAGGTGCTTTTTCTCATCATTCCAG GTAACCCAGGTGTGGTGGGCTTCTACAGAACCTTCATGCACACACTTCACAGTATGTTTGGACACCGCCACCCAGTGTGGGCTGTAAGTCATGCTGGCCACTGTGTCCCACCAGACTCCATGGACATGGTAGACG AAGCCGAGGACGATGTGTTTGGTCTGAACGGGCAGATTGAACACAAGCTGGCCTTCCTCAGGAAACATGTTCCCAGAGAGACCAGCCTGGTCCTGGTGGGACACTCCATCGGCTGCTACATTATTCTGGAGATGATGAAGAGAAATCCTGAACTCAAG ATTATAAAGGCCGTCATGCTGTTTCCCACCATTGAGCGCATGGCTCAGACTCCTCAGGGGAAGGTCATGACTCCTGTTCTGTGTCACATGCGTTATGTGGCCTACCTGCCTCTCTTCCTGCTCTCGCTCCTGCCTGAGGGACTGAAAGCCGGCCTTATCAAACTGGTGTTTGGTGGCATCCCCTCCCTGGACCACACTGTGGTCCAACCTACTGTAGGTCTTCTCAGTGGAGACTGTGCAG AAAGTCTGGACGATGGATGGTACTGTGAACCTGCTGCCCAGACCATGGTGGTCCGAATCTACCATCAGACATTATGGATCTCCTTGGtcttgctcttcctcctccttttacTCTCCACTCCACTCCTATGTTGGCAACTGTTGCTCCAAAACAAAAGAGCTCACCTGTGGCCCTTTTACAGTTTTGCTATGGCTCTGATAGCCTATTAA
- the ldah gene encoding lipid droplet-associated hydrolase isoform X3 — protein MPLLRVNQMDNMVTDGRDEPQTDFMYCCGAITEVLKFGSCQLHSGHKVLFLIIPGNPGVVGFYRTFMHTLHSMFGHRHPVWAVSHAGHCVPPDSMDMVDEAEDDVFGLNGQIEHKLAFLRKHVPRETSLVLVGHSIGCYIILEMMKRNPELKIIKAVMLFPTIERMAQTPQGKVMTPVLCHMRYVAYLPLFLLSLLPEGLKAGLIKLVFGGIPSLDHTVVQPTVGLLSGDCAV, from the exons ATGCCGTTATTAAGAG TTAATCAGATGGACAACATGGTGACAGACGGGAGGGatgaaccacagacagactttaTGTACTGCTGTGGAGCCATCACGGAGGTTCTTAAATTTGGCTCTTGTCAGCTACACTCCGGGCACAAGGTGCTTTTTCTCATCATTCCAG GTAACCCAGGTGTGGTGGGCTTCTACAGAACCTTCATGCACACACTTCACAGTATGTTTGGACACCGCCACCCAGTGTGGGCTGTAAGTCATGCTGGCCACTGTGTCCCACCAGACTCCATGGACATGGTAGACG AAGCCGAGGACGATGTGTTTGGTCTGAACGGGCAGATTGAACACAAGCTGGCCTTCCTCAGGAAACATGTTCCCAGAGAGACCAGCCTGGTCCTGGTGGGACACTCCATCGGCTGCTACATTATTCTGGAGATGATGAAGAGAAATCCTGAACTCAAG ATTATAAAGGCCGTCATGCTGTTTCCCACCATTGAGCGCATGGCTCAGACTCCTCAGGGGAAGGTCATGACTCCTGTTCTGTGTCACATGCGTTATGTGGCCTACCTGCCTCTCTTCCTGCTCTCGCTCCTGCCTGAGGGACTGAAAGCCGGCCTTATCAAACTGGTGTTTGGTGGCATCCCCTCCCTGGACCACACTGTGGTCCAACCTACTGTAGGTCTTCTCAGTGGAGACTGTGCAG tttga
- the alkbh1 gene encoding nucleic acid dioxygenase ALKBH1 codes for MAKMAASMVESGEDAFRKLFKFYKRRNPPPDFTDVIDFSKAAPSDKIVPAELDPAAVSDVEAARVGLKPVRDWRVYGLQGYPGFIFISNPFLLGSQPFWVRQCLKTYPQKPNVCNLDMHMSPSDTQDIWDKSVHGLGFPPSGKRGPKTLLERLRWVTLGYHYNWDTKTYSANHYTPFPADLHLLSSQITAACGFRGFNAEAGILNYYRSDSSLGIHVDESELDHSRPLLSFSFGQSAIFLLGGIRRQDPPTAMYMHSGDMMVMSGQSRLLYHAVPRIVPAPQGHIALEMESCSLASALQDNTVVEPVSEEDWAVCSRYIQSSRVNMTVRQVLGPGQRFPETPSSHQRTSAGRTVGYHEGAADRGNGKRRRSCDSDDTVET; via the exons atGGCCAAGATGGCAGCCTCCATGGTGGAGAGTGGAGAAGATGCATTTAGAAAACTGTTCAAGTTTTACAAGAGGAGAAACCCTCCGCCAGATTTCACTGATGTTATTGACTTCTCCAAAGCTGCACCGAGTGACAAG ATAGTTCCAGCTGAGTTGGACCCTGCTGCAGTGAGTGATGTGGAGGCTGCGAGGGTTGGATTAAAGCCTGTCAGAGACTGGAGAGTCTACGGCTTGCAGGGCTACCCAG GGTTCATCTTCATCTCTAACCCGTTCCTGCTGGGCTCCCAACCCTTCTGGGTCAGACAGTGTTTGAAAACCTACCCTCAGAAGCCCAATGTCTGCAACCTGGACATGCACATGTCTCCCTCTGACACCCAGGACATCTGGGACAAGAGTGTACATGGCCTCGG TTTTCctccttctgggaagagaggaCCCAAGACTCTACTGGAGCGGCTGCGCTGGGTCACTCTGGGATATCATTACAACTGGGATACCAAG ACTTACTCTGCCAACCATTACACTCCTTTCCCAGCTGATCTCCACTTGCTGTCCTCGCAAATAACAGCTGCGTGTGGGTTCCGGGGGTTCAACGCAGAGGCTGGAATCCTCAACTACTACCGATCTGATTCATCGCTGGGAATCCATGTGGATGAATCGGAACTAGATCACAGCCGACCGCTGCTGTCATTCAG TTTTGGGCAGTCAGCCATCTTCCTCCTGGGAGGCATCCGCAGACAGGACCCCCCCACTGCTATGTACATGCACAGTGGGGACATGATGGTGATGTCAGGACAGAGCCGCCTCCTTTACCATGCTGTCCCACGCATTGTTCCAGCACCACAGGGACATATCGCTTTAGAGATGGAAAGCTGCAGCCTGGCCTCAGCCCTGCAGGACAACACTGTGGTGGAGCCAGTGTCAGAGGAGGACTGGGCGGTATGCTCCAGGTACATCCAGAGCTCCAGAGTGAATATGACTGTCAGACAGGTCCTGGGGCCTGGGCAGAGATTTCCAGAAACACCCTCTTCTCACCAGAGGACCAGTGCAGGCCGGACAGTGGGGTACCATGAGGGAGCAGCAGATAGAGGGAATGGGAAGAGGAGACGTAGCTGTGACTCTGATGATACTGTAGAGACATGA
- the LOC123979663 gene encoding SRA stem-loop-interacting RNA-binding protein, mitochondrial, protein MAAATSKKVFEVFVSKIPWTIASKEMREYFGQFGPVKKCLLPFDKETGFHRGFCWIGFSTEEGLNNALQKDPHMLEGAKLQVQRNRRPFAGQKSNKDSEYD, encoded by the exons ATGGCGGCGGCGACGTCCAAGAAAGTTTTCGAGGTCTTCGTGTCTAAAATACCCTGGACTATAGCCAGCA aggaGATGAGGGAGTACTTTGGACAGTTTGGCCCAGTGAAGAAGTGCCTTCTACCATTT GATAAAGAAACAGGCTTCCACAGAGGCTTCTGCTGGATTGGATTCTCAACAGAGGAAGGACTGAACAATGCACTTCAGAAGGACCCACACATGCTGGAGGGAGCCAAG ctccAGGTTCAGAGGAACAGGCGTCCGTTTGCGGGGCAGAAGTCAAACAAAGACAGTGAATATGACTGA